In Channa argus isolate prfri chromosome 15, Channa argus male v1.0, whole genome shotgun sequence, the DNA window CTGAAAGGCTCTGTACAGAATACATCTAGGCAGGAGTAAAACAAAATTCTCAAATTAACCACTGCTGTTACAGGCTTTTCATTACAAGCTGCCTTGTCCAGGTCTATTGTATATTCTACACGCATGTAGGAGCAAACACAGACTTACAAAGTTTGGCCAGGGCAATAAGAGATGTGTTAACTGCCAGAGAAAGCTCTATGGGAAGTTCTGGTGGAACCACCGAAGTAAGAATAAGTGTACACTCCAAAAACAACTTGTAGCGGTTTCTGCTTAAATCCTTGGTGCCTTAGGAAATAacgcaaaaaacaaacattttacttattCCATAACCTCTGGGTACTAGTTAACATTCTTTCTATAATCATGTAAATTACATCATAAACTGATTTTGTGGATCTCACCTTCTACCCACACATAAGCAGCTGCAGCAATGGCAAACAcaaggaggaagaggataaAGATGAAAGTCTCCAGGTTGTTTGCTGTCACTCTTTTCACACCAAAGAGGATGGTCCGTAACAGCTTACCCTGAAGGCAAGTTTTTATACACTGTAAGTACACTCTCACACAGCACGTCCTACAATGACAGGAAAATAGGGAGTGGTGTAACATAGATGTGCTATGCAGCTTCCTCACCTGAGAGGTGTAGAACCCAGTTCTCAGTACATAAGCCACACAGCCATTGTCAACAGCTGCGAATATAGGAGATATTCAATGATAAATAATGGCTTGTTTTGCTGATGAACATTGGTGACTGATGTACAAATTAATATAACAgccattatacatttttaaaaagaaattagcaCCTACGTTTGAGCCCAGCACTGGCCTTTAATGGTGGGCTATGTTGGACCACTTTTGTGCCCCCAGAAATGACATGGAGTCGAGAGTCTGTTTGAAGGTCCAGGATTTGCTCTGGGTCCAAGTCCTCGACTGGCTCCTGTGCACCCATATTGTCATTAGTTATATGATACCCCACAATAGCACATGCCATTAAgaataataaagttttaaattccATAGTTTAAGCTTTTAGCTCTGTAGACTGGAACtctgtatatatttgtttgcCTAACCTTCATCTGGGGTACTGACTCCCCAGTCAGCATAGCCTCATCAACAATGCATCGGCCCCTGAGTAACAGCACGTCACACGGTACCAGGTTGTCCTGTGGTGAACGTCCTACAAAGAATACAGTATACACATCATATATATATCACATACATATATGTGAAGCATACATCTGGTGTTTGTGGAGAGAATACAAACACTGATATGGCACTTACCTATTGAGACAAGGTCACCAGGGACAAGATCATCACTTGAAATAGGTCTCCACTTCCTGTTGCGATATACCTGCCACAAAATACatagaatatatattttaataatattgcaacaatttaaaaaaacattatttgaagtTATAACCCTAACATTTAAAGGTCAGGGGCAGCACAGCAGTGgtgtggttagcactgccacttCACAGATACAAGTTCtggttcaaatctacctgcCAACTACAGCCTTACTGTGTGGAGAGCAggcatgttcttcctgtgcttgctTGGGTTTCTTGGGTACTCCAGTTTTATCCCACGGTCCAAAagcatgcatgttagattaactGGTGACACTAAATGCCCATAGTTGAATAAATTAAGAGTTGAATAAATCAGGTGGATATCTACCAAAGTTAGTTGATAATATAAATTCTGTGTTTCCTTCCACATTGTATCCATGTTGTGATGCAGTAAAAGCAGTCAAAAAAATGGGTATTCTGAACTAAAAATGCTGCAGCTTAGAAATATATCAACATAATATAACAAATTTGCAAGGCTCAAGCCTTCAATTGTCTACAGATTAACTTTTTTACTATGTTTTTGTACAAATGGAGGACTTTGGAATTTGGCCCCCCTAACTTACATAGGAAGCGTTATTTAAGAGGTCTCAGAAAGGCCTGTATTAACAGGAAGAATGGCTAGAGCATGTATAATATGTTTCAGTGATCATATGAGCATCGGACTGCTGTTTTTAGACAAAAACTGTTCTTTAATATACTGAAGTTCTGTATTGTATTAAGTCTACCTGAATCATGTACGGCTTGTTTCCCATGCGACGGATCTCAGACATATTCCTCATCTGCTGCTGGACCAAGGAGGCCTCAAATGCTACCAGCAtgaacagtgtaaaaacactgtaGTACCAATACTCGTCCAGACACCACAGCCCCACACAGAACACCTGATGGATTACAGAGGCTAAATAACTTCACAGggataaacacattattataaggttaacactttttaaaataaaactagtcAAATCCTAATAAACATTCACTCATGCAtacctggaaaacaaaaaagggagcTGTGGCTCTCTCTTTGAAGAGTTCCAGGAAATCTGGCACCATCATCTCAGCACGATTGGTGCCATAGCGTTTTTCTGCAGCTCTGAGTTCGGCCTCCTCCTGGTACCCACGCCAGGACTGAAAGTAGCCAATTGGGTGACTGATGGGAAATGCTATTGGAAGGAAACGTTTCTTCTCTTTATGGTCAAAAATGTAGCGAATCTTTTGAAACTCAAAAGAAAGAattctctctccattttcatCCTGTTGGGCAGAACaagagaattacacaaagtgtaagcttttcttagatttttttgtgtttgtgaaaaaagaaaacatcagtttatacactatatatatttaataacaaataacatTATTGTCTACCAAATCTAACAAAGAAATGACTAAGTCAAATTGGAGGACTCCAGTGTAAAAAGGTGAAATGTGTGAACTTACCTGGTCCCTTTGTAATGACACAAGCTCAGCCGAACCATTGTTGGGGGTAGGGACGACCTTCGCCAGCGTAGCTTTGTTTGGGTCTGGTTCCtgtgcaaacacataaacaggTGAAACAGGGCCCTATTTATGCTCACTTGACAGATATGAAGTTCAGGCACATTCTTAAACCAATCCTTGTCCTCTACATGTGCCAGCAAAACTAAACATGATTACACTGCTAATATAAAATCTGCAATAtagtgactttttttaaaatatagagTACATccatttacaaagaaaaatacacaaatttgctaaacaaaactaattgtaatctgtttcatttttaaataactataATCTTCTAGTATTTCTGGCTGAAACATTACTACTTTGTTTTTGGTCAGTAAcggaggtctatggcacagacaaatacaATCCTAGTATAAAACTGAAACCCATGAGGAGATGACACAAGTTTACACTCTGCTTGGCAGAGAGACAAATGTTAGCAATCTTGCATTTGctataaaagtgtttaaatgaaataatcatGGGTATCTTGACCAAACTGACAATGGGGATAAAAACATAGTTGTCAGAACTAAATAACCCCTTTTTATGAGATATGCCAGTTGTGATTCAAGGTTATAGACGAAGTGTACTCACTGGTGTGAAAACAGCGTTACAATGCATTAGCCAGGGTTACAGCCCATCAAAGTTCTTGCTATAGTGCCTTTAAGTAAGTCTATTCTGATACCTACTCCTACTCCCATAGTGTTAGAAGTTGTACACgtacatgtacatgtgatgGGGTAAAATTGGATCCCCTATagatataaaattattattgaagTTATTTATGATGTTTACCTTGGAACAAGTGAGCCAACAATGCGCATGCACAGACCAATAACCTGAGAGAGCTGTGAGGACGTGCGCGATCCCGATAGCAGCAAGCGCCAGTAGGCCTGCCTCTGGATAGTCGGTGGCTCCGTAAACTCCTAACCATATATACAACCAGCTTGGGTAAAGGAACGCCAGAAACGGGAGGATGGTCCCGTGTAACAGCCGGGGCCTCCGCCTGTAAAGCGTGACCGAGCTCACCAGCTCGTCACCGGTGCTAGTATCATGTTGGTTGTGGTTCAAATAGGGGGCCATTCGTAGCTCACCCGGTCCCCGGATCCCGTCTGCAGCTATACTCTCTTCTTTCTTGGCCTCGTCCATTGCACTTAACTCAGTCCTCTGGCCCCCTCTGTCATCCAGCACCACCCCCGTTGAGCTGTAACGGGCCAgtagggtttaaaaaaaaaaagattctacACAATGAGCGATGCTCAGTCCTCCCTTCGGAGCCCGTTTACTGAATCGCTAGTCCTCAGGCCGTGGCTTCCGCATACGTAAATACGCAAGGACACGCAATGGTCTAGTTGGCACAACACGATTGAACCACAAAAATAGACGTCTTCCACGTTGTTGTTTAAGTCTTCTAGTAAAATTGCATATATGAACGCCAAGGTTTCTTCAAGAAAAAGCACACTAAATTCgtcatttaatgtttaaacttaaaaagtgAGCCCTTTAATAAAAACGACGTTATTATAGGGGCGTTGCCAAAGTGAGAGATTGACGCACACTTGaaccaataaaattaaaaagcaagtTCCCAAAGTTGTGTTTTCATCCAATCAGATATTAGTGGGCTTGTGTGGCGTAGTCCGCGCACAGACATGGCTTCACATCATGTGCTGGTGCTTTAACCTTGACTGACTAGTTTTGCTGAAGGAAGAAATCCTACAAGAGCAACATGTAAGAACCCTAATCATTGATTATATCAGTTATACATGCAACGTTATCATCTAGTCTAGACAGAGAATGTTTTACATACAGActgtaaataaagacatttgtgATATTGTGAATTAGTATCTGTTCTCCAATACAACTTCCTACCGTTTTAAATAACGATTAGCCTTCGGTTGTTGTAACACTTGAGGATATGTCAGGCTTATGATTAATCATTGGGCTTGTCTGTGTAATCAGAGGCTGAATTACACAAACATACCATGTTTCAGGCAAGCTGCTATGGACATTACGGCGAAGTATTGCCATAAAGAAATGGAAGCATACGGGTCATGTGTGGCTTCCAACCCATCAACATGGCAGCAAAGGTGtaatgaactgaagatgaaggTTGCACAATGCACATCATCACAGTAAGGCAACAGACGTGTGCACCCATTCCCACTTCTGTATAACCCGATTTTCTAAACTTTTCTAAACTTTCTAAACCCCTAAACTTGTTTTCATAGCCCAGTGATACAGAAGATCAGACAGGACTGCTCCAGTGAGTTTATGAAGTTTGAGCACTGTCTCAGAGAAAACCAGGATAAACCTACCTCCTGTTCACCACAAGTGGCTCGCTTTCTGGGTTGTGCCGAGACAGTGGATCTTAGTGGAGTGGGTAAGTTTTTGCGGTAACAGGACATAAACAACTCAGTGTCACAAACAACTATGGAATGCAATTTATTATACATAGGACAAATGATTGTGTATAATGTACTCTTTTGTTAACTCTCCAAGAGGCAAGGGCTTTTTTTATAAGTGCATGATTTGTGCATGCTGGAACTTGTAATATATTTACTAGTATCTTGGATATATTGagaatgtgaatgtaaaaacacataaattatgTCAGGAAAATTGGACTATTGCTCTACCTTCTAGTGGTACTCCTTTTCCTTCAAcataacaataaattatttttatttttccagctgCAAATCCAGTCCCATCATAGGATTAAGTCATCTTCTTCACTGTCAGAATACACTTGTTGTCACAGCTGCTCCAGTGTGCTAGACTCACATCTTTTCCAGCTATTTTACTGTGCATATAGTGTTACTTAATGTATTTGTCTTTATATGAACATATAGGGAATTGAAGCCACAACACTGTGAGATAGATCGGTTGTGCGGATTATTcaattactgtgttttttttttttttacttcatttgtaaatgtgtgcatgtaaaaataacatttctactTCCCTGTAGGCAAGgatgtctgattttttttaataatctcaATCAAGACATTTCATAAAAGTTGGCTTCAGACTGGTTACTGATGGTAGTGTGGCCCTAAATGCTTGAAAAAATTAGAATGTTGTTGGCACAAACCTTGGACCCACAGGATCAAATCTGAGTAGTGCAAGCTTCTGTGGAACTGCTCAGTGTCCAAAATGTCAGGGTGGTTTTACCTAACAGCTTGAAAGTATAAATgggtttaaaaatgttattatgtgTTATCAGAGAAACTCAAATGGATgattaaagttttttgttttccaatgcCTATGTCTATTCTTCTCTTGCCATCCTCTGGTCTGAGTCAGAGTCAAATATTAAACTGGAATGTATCGCTCCCACATAAACACTCTGGACTTCTCAATGACTGAGAAATAGGGAGTTTAGGAAGAAAGGAGAATTAGGAGGTTGTCCACCTCTAATCACCAGGActactgagagagacagagggaggatgTTGAGTTATGAGCCCTGTGACCACCAAGCAGAACAGATCTTTTCTGGCTCAATTATTAAGGTGCAGACAGGGGTAATGGAGCGGGAAATGATTCATTCCTTTCAAATGTAACATCTTTGGTTCATACCAGATAAGCAAGTGATCAGTGTGTCATCGTGTAGGACAAATAAGGCAAGAGCAGTTCAAAGATGAAACCAAAGATTGTATTGAACATACAGCAACATTACATTCAAAGCACATCACCTGGCAGTCACTGAACAAAAAAGTAAGATAGGATCTCACCGAATACCACACAAATAAGTTACATTCACAAAAATATCACTGTAAAAATACTTTGAGCCAGTGATCAGAGTCAAACATCATGAAAGAATGTCAAAAGCTGTAGCCTAAACAGGCACCTAAATGAAACAGGTATCACCTTATCCTATTATTCTGCACCACATTGTGAGTTGGATCCTGACGCTCCATTGAAACACTTGCTATCCAGTTTTAATTTGGAGGCTATGTCTTTAGACCTACTTTGTGACACATAAATAACATGCTACAGTTTAAATAGTTGCTGATTATTACAGAAGAAGGTACAAAATATCTACCTAACAACATCTAATTTTAGATGTTTCAGAAATTATTACAGAAAGTGACTACAATTAATTGTAACACAGTTAtactcacatttacatttgtgtccTAAGTCTGGGGTATTATGGATCTATTGGTTGTCATTTGCTGCACTGCTTCTTAGTGATTtcattacaaaagaaaagagagagctAAAGCAATAATTACTTTACAACCCTGTTTTCTCATAAGGCTTTTCAAATGACCATGTAGTGTAGGCTACATATTAACAAAATGTCTTAGTTGGTGTTGTTACTGCCATGCATGATCAAAAACTAAATGCAGTTTCACATTAGCATTTTACATCaagaatttcttcttctttgcaatGTGCGTTCTTGAAGTCATTGGGCAAGTTAAATTGTAATCATATCCAGCGCAATATCCTGAGTTATAGCTCAGgttacataaacatacacacactaaccTGAGAGCAAAATTGTACTCCATTCCATATACAGTATTGTATATGCTGCAGTCTTTCACGCACAATAAGTAATTATTAGTCCAGTCAAAAGaacatttaatgcaatattctaatttaatttaaatgctcAGCTGCACATACGTCCTCCCGGACTCCTAAATACATGTTCTTTGATTGATGAACTAACTTTCAACAACCAATTTATGTCTGTAATTTATGATATACATATTATGtgtcttttgacttttttgttggCAAGTACCATGACAGACTTAATTGAATGTCACATAAATACAACAAGAGAAACCGAGGTCCTTTAACATATCTTGGACATTTACAGTGTAGTATGTATTTCCAGCATGTGATTCTCAACTTGCAAAATGGTGGCAACATTATGCAAATCGACTGCAAAGTGATACGACTGACTTgtgttaattttaataaaagcatttgtttaaattgtgtttGGGTTTTGTCTATTTATGGACAGTGGTCCCTCAAGCTTGTTAATGGACAGACTCCATTAGCTCCAGTTCTAAAGTAATAGATGGAACAAGAGGATAAAATGTTTAGAGTTTATAAGGGTCAGGAGGTGAAATAGGAATTCTGCATTGAGTAAAGGCGGTCTATAGGGTTTCCAACTCGCCCTTGCAAGAGGCTGCTGTCCCCTGTTGCTAAGAGGCAGTCGCCAAGGTGACCAAGGCTTCCATCGCTGTCCAAGTCGTGAAACACTGTCTCTGAGTCTGCAGTGAAAGAGAGTAAGATCGTGCACAGCCaacataaaaacagcttttattagtaCCAGAGAACacagaaaattaatttctaaatattttctaaagaaataatgaattaaatattgAGCAGACTGTATTCTGACTGTATACAAAACACCAACAAGCTCTCTGAAAGTTTGATATTTACTGTAACTACAGGGGACAAACTTGCTGGTTGGCCCCATGACCTTGCATTGTTTTGACTGTCATGATGGTAGGagaaattatgaaaacattttactttcaaGGGAGATGAATTTGCATCAAAGACCACCTGTCTTACCATAGGAGTGCAGTTGGTCATTGTTCAGTTGAGGTGGTGTTAGCCCATGTCGAAATGGCTCTCCACTGTAGATGTTAGGGTCTAGAGTAAGTAGTTGCTGACGTGGCAGAGAGGGATAGCCTAGCATCCCATCCATGCCGTGGGTGCTAGATCCATCTGTGGGAAGATGAAAATTATATCAGTTATACAATTAAGCTATTTTGTTAATGTGTCTGTACTAATTCAATCTTCCTGATCCTGCCACAGCTCTTTGAGCTCTTACCCTCACTGTCATCATTGCTCTGTCGCCCCCCTCTACTTGGTCCTCTTCTGGTTCCTCCAagctgttcctgctcctgctgctgctgctgttgttgctgctgtcgGCGAGCTATCTTTTTCATCTGaggcaccaaaaaaaaaaaatattgttatgAATCGTTATTGTTATGAATTGTCTGTATAAGTTGAGTGTGGCAAAGTGTGAAATAAAACCAATTCTTCACGAAACACGTCAAGTCTAACCTTTGCTCTCTGATTTTGAAACCACACCTGCACAACTCGTACCGTGAGCCCAGTCTCAGCAGCTAGTGTTTCCCTTACCTACAGGAGGGAATGACAGCATGAGATTAACTGCTCTACCCTAGACAAAGAAATGCAAGAACAGTTAAGGTTAAAAGCATAGGAGTATTATTCTGGCATGCATTTCCAGTGATAAGACAAACTGGTTCACCCACCTTGCGGCAAGGTTTGGCAGACACTTCAAACGAGGCCTTGAAAGCCCGGCGTTGCTGTGTGGTCAAGATGGTGCGGGGTCGTTTCGAACGCTTGTGTTCCTTCCCTTCATCGCCACCCTTCCCCCCACCAGAGCCCGTGCCACCGTCTTCATCCTCACTTTTCACTGTGCAAGGTAAGCAGAGAGCAAAACAATATGACTAGCATGCATGAGAAACGTTTTTCAGTGTACCCCTAAATTAAAAGCTGTAAAGAAGGCTAAGAAAACACATGAGAAGGTATTTAACAGTAGAGTGACTGATCACTAGTAGGTGGTTAACTGCTGAAAAAAGCTTCTAGAGTATTTTAATTTGCTGTGCACTGGAGGTTTTGCTTCACATACTGTGGCCTGTTGAAGACAACATACTTCAGCTACACAAATGGAAGtaacattgtttaaaatttaaGAATGAGCGTGtatcttttcttctttgttggttaaaaaaaatttactttttaaaatgtttgctgttgtgcTGAGAAGAATTGTACATCACTGACTGAGTATCTTATTAGTCAGTGAATTAGTAATGATCTCAGTACCTGAGATGCAGTTCACTGTATACATTACTGAACAGTGTGAGACATAGCCCCTTAAAACTGTAATTGCCCTCCAGAAGCTGCTTGCTGTTCTGCAATGCATGAAGGTGATTGAGATTGGTTAGAACTTCTGTTGCTTCTAGGAATGTATTCACAATAGACAGGGAAGTTTTAGCAAGTGTTTTGTCAAAGCAGCCTCATAAGAAACCATTACCTGATTCAGTCGGTGTAGGACTAATTGCGGCCAGcatttctctttccttctcgTAGTCCATGCGGCAGAGCAGCTGGCCTTCTTTCAGCACAAACTCATCACCTCTCTGCAGCCGACGTTCACACTCACAGCAGCTAAAGCAGCCCAGGTGGTACACCTGGCCTAGGACGCGCATTATCAGCTCTGAACGTCCAATCACCTGCAGGCAAGCACTGCATTTCCTTACAAACAACctgaagacacagagagacaaacacatggGTTTATAAGTGAACATGAACCACAATATATAACTTGTAAAACATGGCATTATGGGAGTCAGTGATTGCAGAAAAGGTGAGGTAATTAAAGATGGAGGCACAGATTGAGCTCAGACACATTTACCCTCGGCCCCAATGATTCTAAAGATTAGCATAGTCTCTTAATTAAAGGTCATATGAACATTACCCAAATCACAGAGCAACAAGAGAACATCTGCTGCAAGGAATtactgtagttttcttttttatattgtatttttttctccttcgtGACAGTAGATGGCAGTAGTTAGCTTCATAAGAGAGCTGCCTGTtatgtgtcttttatttcttaaatgtttAGATCTGTTTGATTAGGCGAACTTCACCCTATCCATAAATCACCCACAATCCTGTTAGCATTATGAATAAAGCTTTATACAGAGTATTACGCTTTAACTTTCTCAGGTCCATTGTTTTCCCCATGagcaatttctttcttttgtcccTCCGTGAAAGATGGTAGTTCATCAGTTTCTCTCCTGCTTCACCATCTCATCAGACCCTTATTTCTATTCACAGTGCCTAAGTATCTGCCATTAAATTCCTCTTAAATCCCTGTTCTTGCACTTGGgtcctccccctccctccctagTATTTTCTGCCAGCATTCCCAGTTCTCCCTCATGCCCTCCAAGCCTTCCTCCCCAGTTCACTGAAACTAATAAAGACAGGATTAATTAGATTGTTGTTTAAACAGTGTGATGGCCAGACAGACGCTGTAAACTCATAACCAGGGATTGGGGATAGCATGGGGTTaatctctctcctctcacttaTGCACactaaaaaacacatacacacactgaaacatatACTCACACACATCCATGCACCCGTGCACCCGTGcaggcatgcacacaaacatttgcacacatCCAAGTATAGAGCTGCAGATGCCACGTGAGTATTTCTGTGATG includes these proteins:
- the LOC137099608 gene encoding coiled-coil-helix-coiled-coil-helix domain-containing protein 5, with protein sequence MQAAMDITAKYCHKEMEAYGSCVASNPSTWQQRCNELKMKVAQCTSSHPVIQKIRQDCSSEFMKFEHCLRENQDKPTSCSPQVARFLGCAETVDLSGVAANPVPS
- the lmx1al gene encoding LIM homeobox transcription factor 1-alpha isoform X1 — protein: MLPTEISAGVCFTSSDHTEGRREGMKTEESQQSCLQQPPSSTPFGPEYRGGGEVCAGCESPIADRFLLRVNERSWHETCVKCAVCLSALTGTCYCRDRLLYCKHDYEKLFVRKCSACLQVIGRSELIMRVLGQVYHLGCFSCCECERRLQRGDEFVLKEGQLLCRMDYEKEREMLAAISPTPTESVKSEDEDGGTGSGGGKGGDEGKEHKRSKRPRTILTTQQRRAFKASFEVSAKPCRKVRETLAAETGLTVRVVQVWFQNQRAKMKKIARRQQQQQQQQQEQEQLGGTRRGPSRGGRQSNDDSEDGSSTHGMDGMLGYPSLPRQQLLTLDPNIYSGEPFRHGLTPPQLNNDQLHSYDSETVFHDLDSDGSLGHLGDCLLATGDSSLLQGRVGNPIDRLYSMQNSYFTS
- the lmx1al gene encoding LIM homeobox transcription factor 1-alpha isoform X3; the protein is MKTEESQQSCLQQPPSSTPFGPEYRGGGEVCAGCESPIADRFLLRVNERSWHETCVKCAVCLSALTGTCYCRDRLLYCKHDYEKLFVRKCSACLQVIGRSELIMRVLGQVYHLGCFSCCECERRLQRGDEFVLKEGQLLCRMDYEKEREMLAAISPTPTESVKSEDEDGGTGSGGGKGGDEGKEHKRSKRPRTILTTQQRRAFKASFEVSAKPCRKVRETLAAETGLTVRVVQVWFQNQRAKMKKIARRQQQQQQQQQEQEQLGGTRRGPSRGGRQSNDDSEDGSSTHGMDGMLGYPSLPRQQLLTLDPNIYSGEPFRHGLTPPQLNNDQLHSYDSETVFHDLDSDGSLGHLGDCLLATGDSSLLQGRVGNPIDRLYSMQNSYFTS
- the lmx1al gene encoding LIM homeobox transcription factor 1-alpha isoform X2; this translates as MEAVWKESAGGLPWETLTFDPSILGILCVACLYSSGPEYRGGGEVCAGCESPIADRFLLRVNERSWHETCVKCAVCLSALTGTCYCRDRLLYCKHDYEKLFVRKCSACLQVIGRSELIMRVLGQVYHLGCFSCCECERRLQRGDEFVLKEGQLLCRMDYEKEREMLAAISPTPTESVKSEDEDGGTGSGGGKGGDEGKEHKRSKRPRTILTTQQRRAFKASFEVSAKPCRKVRETLAAETGLTVRVVQVWFQNQRAKMKKIARRQQQQQQQQQEQEQLGGTRRGPSRGGRQSNDDSEDGSSTHGMDGMLGYPSLPRQQLLTLDPNIYSGEPFRHGLTPPQLNNDQLHSYDSETVFHDLDSDGSLGHLGDCLLATGDSSLLQGRVGNPIDRLYSMQNSYFTS